Proteins encoded within one genomic window of Empedobacter falsenii:
- the recN gene encoding DNA repair protein RecN, which translates to MLKTLRVNNFAIIDQLEIDFHQGMTTITGETGAGKSILLGALKLVLGERADLKALKNVDEKCIIEAVFEIKNLELNDFFEENDLDYEDESILRRELLPSGKSRAFINDTPVKVSILQELSELLIDIHSQFNTPKIFEADFQLSMLDIYGENKDLLKEYKKDFNHYISTKKKIKDAQNSLENQSQDLEYKLHLWEELNNASLKNEELEELEIEIKSLSNVEEIISTLNETYQFLEHPEMGIISQLNEASNKLNKISDYNSQYNSIYERLISSKIELQDISGEMSSLIDSTEINPERLQEITDRYDLIHKLLRKHNVISVEELIAKRDELESQTSGFDNLSDLIIHLNKELNSISEKLEKQVIKIRKNRISSIEIIRKNILNTLSQLGMENSQLTIQLNETTDFTATGKDEVLFLFSANKGMEPRIFEKSVSGGERSRLMLAIKKLLATHQHLPTLILDEIDTGISGKVANETGKVMQTMAENMQLLVITHLPQVASKGNYQLKVYKEVVDETTQTNVIELSQQQRLEEIAQMISGSELTDAAINQAKELMNLN; encoded by the coding sequence ATGTTAAAAACTCTTCGCGTTAATAATTTCGCCATTATCGATCAATTGGAGATTGATTTTCATCAAGGTATGACCACAATTACCGGTGAAACTGGTGCTGGAAAATCGATTTTGTTAGGTGCTTTAAAATTAGTTTTAGGCGAACGTGCCGATTTAAAAGCCTTGAAAAATGTTGATGAAAAATGTATTATCGAAGCTGTTTTTGAGATTAAAAATCTTGAATTAAATGATTTTTTCGAAGAGAATGATTTAGATTATGAAGACGAATCTATTTTGAGAAGAGAATTATTACCTTCTGGGAAATCGCGTGCTTTTATCAATGATACGCCTGTTAAAGTCTCTATTTTACAAGAATTATCAGAATTATTGATTGATATTCATTCTCAATTTAATACACCTAAAATTTTTGAAGCTGATTTTCAACTTTCGATGTTGGATATTTATGGAGAAAATAAAGACTTGTTGAAAGAATATAAGAAGGATTTTAACCATTATATTTCAACAAAGAAAAAGATAAAAGACGCTCAAAATTCATTAGAAAATCAATCACAAGATTTAGAGTATAAATTGCATTTGTGGGAAGAATTGAACAATGCTTCGCTAAAAAATGAAGAATTAGAGGAATTGGAAATCGAAATAAAATCTTTGTCAAACGTAGAAGAAATTATTTCGACTTTGAATGAAACTTACCAATTTTTGGAACATCCAGAGATGGGAATCATTTCTCAATTGAATGAAGCAAGCAATAAATTGAATAAAATTTCGGATTATAATTCGCAATACAATTCTATTTACGAACGATTAATTTCTTCTAAAATAGAATTGCAAGATATTTCTGGTGAAATGAGTAGTTTGATAGATTCGACTGAAATTAATCCTGAAAGATTACAAGAAATTACAGATCGTTACGATTTGATTCATAAATTATTGCGTAAACATAATGTGATTTCTGTTGAAGAATTAATTGCAAAACGTGACGAATTAGAAAGTCAAACTTCTGGTTTTGATAATTTGAGTGATTTAATTATTCACTTAAATAAAGAATTGAATTCAATTTCAGAAAAACTTGAAAAACAAGTAATTAAAATTAGAAAAAATAGAATTTCTTCTATCGAAATTATCCGAAAAAATATCTTGAATACGTTGTCACAATTGGGAATGGAAAATTCTCAATTAACCATTCAATTAAACGAAACAACAGATTTTACAGCAACTGGAAAAGATGAAGTTTTGTTTCTATTCTCAGCAAATAAAGGAATGGAACCTCGTATTTTTGAGAAATCTGTTTCTGGTGGAGAACGGTCTCGATTGATGTTAGCGATTAAAAAATTATTGGCAACTCATCAACATTTACCAACGTTGATTTTAGATGAAATTGATACAGGAATTTCTGGAAAAGTTGCGAATGAAACAGGAAAAGTAATGCAAACAATGGCTGAAAATATGCAACTTTTAGTAATTACGCATTTGCCACAAGTTGCTTCAAAAGGAAATTATCAGCTAAAAGTTTACAAAGAAGTTGTTGACGAAACGACACAAACAAATGTGATAGAACTTTCTCAACAACAACGTTTAGAAGAAATTGCTCAAATGATTTCTGGTTCAGAATTAACAGATGCAGCAATCAATCAAGCAAAAGAATTAATGAATTTGAATTAA
- a CDS encoding nucleoside phosphorylase: protein MSKAASELVLNADGSVYHCNIRPEHLADTIITVGDPNRVEKVSRHFDTIEHTASKREIVTHTGTLNGKRLTVISTGMGTDNIDIVLSELDALANIDLETGEIKKDFRKLSFVRMGTSGALQADIPVDSFVIGSHGLGLDGLLHYYVGSEAVMNKEVEDAFIKHVDWSSNKARPYLVKGSDLLLDKLASEKTIQGVTATACGFYGPQGRYLRLQPNPADINERLTTFNYEGLRISNFEMETSAIYGLSAMMGHEALSINAIVANRILGEFSADSYKAVDAMIEYSLEKLTK, encoded by the coding sequence ATGAGTAAAGCAGCATCAGAATTAGTTTTAAATGCAGACGGAAGTGTTTACCATTGTAATATAAGACCAGAGCATTTAGCAGATACTATTATAACTGTTGGTGATCCGAATCGTGTCGAAAAAGTTTCAAGACATTTTGATACAATCGAGCACACAGCAAGCAAAAGAGAAATTGTAACGCATACAGGAACGTTGAATGGTAAACGTTTAACAGTTATTTCGACTGGTATGGGTACGGATAATATTGATATCGTTTTATCTGAGTTAGACGCTTTGGCTAACATCGATTTAGAAACTGGTGAGATCAAAAAAGATTTCAGAAAATTATCATTTGTTCGTATGGGAACTTCTGGAGCTTTACAGGCAGATATTCCTGTAGATAGTTTCGTTATTGGTTCTCACGGTTTAGGTTTAGATGGACTTTTACATTATTATGTTGGGAGCGAAGCGGTGATGAATAAAGAGGTAGAAGATGCTTTTATCAAACATGTAGATTGGTCGTCGAATAAAGCTCGTCCATATTTAGTAAAAGGATCTGATTTATTGTTAGATAAATTGGCTTCTGAAAAAACGATTCAAGGAGTAACGGCTACAGCTTGTGGTTTTTATGGACCTCAAGGGCGTTATTTGAGATTGCAACCAAATCCAGCTGATATTAATGAGCGTTTAACAACTTTTAATTACGAAGGTTTAAGAATCTCTAATTTCGAGATGGAAACTTCTGCAATCTATGGATTATCAGCGATGATGGGACACGAAGCGTTATCAATAAATGCAATTGTTGCGAATAGAATTTTAGGTGAATTTAGTGCCGATTCTTACAAAGCAGTTGATGCAATGATTGAATATTCGCTGGAAAAGTTAACGAAATAA
- a CDS encoding translation initiation factor, with protein MDLQDQLKNLFPDHIPELEEVSNEEQHELWIQKEPLICKFEKRKGKVNTIIEGYEGETEDFKLLAKEIKQFLGVGGSFKDEQIIIQGDYRDKIMAFLKDKGFKVKRVGG; from the coding sequence ATGGATTTACAAGATCAATTAAAAAATCTTTTTCCCGATCATATACCTGAGCTAGAAGAAGTATCAAATGAAGAACAACATGAGTTATGGATTCAGAAAGAACCTCTAATTTGTAAGTTTGAGAAACGAAAAGGGAAAGTAAATACAATTATAGAAGGTTACGAAGGAGAAACAGAAGATTTCAAACTTTTAGCAAAAGAAATTAAGCAATTTTTGGGTGTTGGAGGGAGTTTTAAAGACGAACAAATCATCATTCAAGGAGATTATCGCGACAAGATTATGGCTTTCCTGAAAGATAAAGGATTTAAAGTGAAAAGAGTAGGAGGTTAA
- a CDS encoding DUF1826 domain-containing protein has translation MIAQNNSNQQQVLVVSSFDELVYTAFSGKNNAINWQRNLEGDFEEIVNQLILKDDITVVSIDDLNDLDLSKEGIKARNILINDLQQLTVFGASPTLNLLKCYERDTEFDFISTDVYSFHVDRSPIPTDTFLCTYYGASSDIVANEDVEQKILIPEIRENLFKLYDGHIDGFEDFLKEYFFDLHYQIRPGVEPINLGLGNLWRLAVDHPEQKVLPCVHRAPKENKDEYRLLLIC, from the coding sequence ATGATTGCTCAAAATAATTCTAATCAACAACAAGTTTTAGTTGTTTCTTCGTTTGATGAACTTGTATATACAGCTTTTTCTGGGAAAAATAATGCGATAAATTGGCAACGAAATTTGGAAGGTGATTTTGAGGAAATTGTGAATCAATTGATTTTAAAAGATGATATTACTGTTGTTTCTATTGATGATTTGAATGATTTAGATTTATCTAAAGAAGGAATTAAAGCGAGAAATATTTTGATTAATGATTTACAACAATTAACTGTTTTTGGCGCTTCGCCAACTTTAAACTTACTAAAATGCTACGAACGTGATACTGAATTTGATTTTATTTCAACAGATGTTTATTCATTTCATGTTGATCGTTCACCAATTCCTACGGATACTTTTTTGTGTACTTACTATGGCGCTTCCAGTGATATTGTTGCGAATGAAGATGTTGAACAAAAAATTTTGATTCCTGAAATTAGAGAAAATTTATTCAAATTATATGATGGACATATTGATGGATTTGAAGATTTTCTGAAAGAATATTTCTTTGATTTGCATTATCAAATTCGTCCAGGTGTAGAACCAATTAATTTAGGATTAGGAAATCTTTGGCGATTGGCAGTTGATCATCCAGAACAAAAAGTTTTGCCTTGCGTACATCGCGCACCGAAAGAAAATAAAGATGAATATCGATTATTGTTAATCTGTTAG
- a CDS encoding peptidylprolyl isomerase codes for MKQITLALFTLITLSACTSSKTVFRKKWTKKQAPENFVARFETTKGNIDIEVERKLSPKAVDRFYQLVKYNFFEDGTFYRVVPNFVAQFGNTDTIVSNQWKKFIVEDEPVIAGNSKGALSFARAGKNSRDLDLFINLKDNHRLDTINSNDVVGFPSFGKVVNGMNVVESLYDGYAGQTMEDEEIFNSTKLMRERYPKLDRILNAKIIKLKKKNK; via the coding sequence ATGAAACAAATTACTCTAGCATTATTTACACTTATTACGCTTTCGGCTTGTACTTCTAGCAAGACGGTTTTTCGTAAAAAATGGACAAAGAAACAAGCACCAGAAAATTTTGTTGCTCGATTTGAAACAACAAAAGGAAATATTGATATCGAAGTTGAAAGAAAATTATCGCCAAAAGCTGTTGATCGTTTTTATCAATTGGTTAAGTACAATTTTTTCGAAGATGGTACTTTTTATCGCGTTGTTCCGAATTTTGTTGCACAATTTGGAAATACTGACACAATTGTTTCAAATCAATGGAAAAAGTTTATTGTAGAAGATGAACCTGTTATTGCTGGAAATAGTAAAGGAGCTTTGAGTTTTGCGCGCGCAGGAAAAAACTCAAGAGATTTGGATTTGTTTATTAATCTGAAAGATAATCATCGTTTGGATACAATCAATTCCAATGATGTAGTAGGTTTTCCAAGTTTTGGAAAAGTGGTGAACGGAATGAATGTTGTAGAAAGTTTGTATGATGGTTACGCTGGACAAACAATGGAAGATGAAGAAATTTTTAACAGCACAAAATTAATGCGCGAAAGATATCCAAAGCTTGACAGAATATTGAATGCAAAAATCATTAAACTGAAAAAGAAAAACAAGTAA
- a CDS encoding YkvA family protein: MKKSKFFKVAGEAAMAAQKDKSFFEKVKAFFNMLGDYKKGSYKPDNMNLFLGFVATLYIISPIDIIPEALFGPFGLIDDFGILLFGMKYFNKEIIKYLAWRDTQRAYANVEDAKIIE, encoded by the coding sequence ATGAAAAAATCAAAATTCTTTAAAGTCGCTGGAGAAGCAGCAATGGCAGCTCAAAAAGACAAATCTTTTTTTGAAAAAGTAAAGGCTTTTTTCAATATGTTAGGTGATTACAAAAAAGGAAGTTATAAACCTGACAACATGAATTTATTTCTTGGATTTGTAGCAACTTTATACATTATTTCTCCTATTGATATTATTCCAGAAGCGCTATTTGGACCTTTTGGTTTGATAGATGATTTTGGGATTTTACTTTTTGGAATGAAATATTTCAACAAAGAAATTATTAAATATCTTGCATGGAGAGATACGCAAAGAGCCTATGCAAATGTTGAAGATGCAAAAATTATTGAGTAG
- a CDS encoding MaoC family dehydratase: MVIINNFDEYKAFEGKEIGKSDWHIINQEQINRFADATLDHQWIHTDPEKAANEGPFKKTIAHGYLTLSLIPHLWDQIAEVRNIKMLINYGIENLRFGQAVLVDSEVRLTAKLKSITNLRGIAKVVIEANLEIKDNPKPAYTADVVFLYHFND; encoded by the coding sequence ATGGTAATTATTAATAATTTCGATGAATACAAAGCTTTCGAAGGTAAAGAAATCGGTAAATCTGACTGGCATATAATAAATCAAGAACAAATCAATCGCTTTGCTGATGCAACTTTAGATCATCAATGGATTCATACAGATCCTGAAAAAGCAGCTAACGAAGGACCTTTCAAAAAAACAATAGCGCATGGTTATTTAACGCTATCTTTAATTCCACATTTGTGGGATCAAATTGCGGAAGTGCGCAACATCAAAATGTTAATCAATTATGGAATTGAAAATTTGAGATTTGGACAAGCTGTTTTGGTTGATAGTGAGGTAAGATTAACTGCAAAATTGAAATCTATTACTAATTTGAGAGGAATTGCAAAAGTTGTCATCGAAGCAAATTTAGAAATTAAAGATAATCCGAAACCTGCTTATACGGCTGATGTGGTTTTCCTTTACCACTTTAATGATTAA
- the miaA gene encoding tRNA (adenosine(37)-N6)-dimethylallyltransferase MiaA has product MQKIQNIKTLISIVGPTAIGKTNLAIEVAKHFQSEIISCDSRQFFKEMKIGTAVPSEEELTEVKHHFIQNISIHEKYSVGDFERDGLAFLNNYFKTNDICVMVGGSGLYEKAITVGFDEFPDVNPKIREDLNNELAEFGIEKLQKELQEVDPKYFEEVDIFNKQRVTRALEIFRSSGLPFSNFRNQDLNKRPFNIIKIGLELPREEMYDRINRRVDIMMNEGLLNEAKNLFPLKDLNALQTVGYRELFDFFEEKITLDFAIEEIKKNTRRFAKRQMTWFKKDETVNWFSPFEQENIINFISNKI; this is encoded by the coding sequence ATGCAAAAAATTCAAAATATTAAAACCTTAATTTCTATTGTTGGACCAACTGCAATTGGTAAAACCAATTTGGCAATAGAAGTTGCAAAACATTTTCAATCCGAAATTATTTCTTGTGATAGTCGTCAATTTTTCAAAGAAATGAAGATAGGAACTGCTGTTCCTTCTGAGGAAGAATTGACTGAAGTGAAGCATCATTTTATTCAAAATATTTCTATTCACGAAAAATATTCGGTTGGTGATTTTGAGCGTGATGGCTTAGCTTTTTTGAATAATTATTTCAAAACAAATGACATTTGCGTCATGGTTGGTGGATCTGGTTTATATGAAAAAGCGATCACAGTTGGCTTTGACGAATTTCCTGATGTTAATCCTAAAATTAGAGAAGATTTGAATAATGAGCTTGCTGAATTTGGAATTGAAAAATTGCAAAAAGAATTGCAAGAAGTCGATCCAAAGTATTTTGAAGAAGTTGATATTTTCAATAAACAGCGTGTAACACGTGCTTTAGAAATTTTTAGATCTTCGGGTTTACCTTTCTCTAACTTCAGAAATCAAGATTTGAACAAACGTCCATTTAACATAATTAAAATCGGTTTAGAACTTCCTCGCGAAGAAATGTACGACCGAATCAATCGTCGAGTTGATATTATGATGAACGAAGGTTTATTAAATGAAGCAAAAAATTTATTTCCTTTAAAAGATTTGAATGCTTTGCAAACTGTTGGTTATCGAGAATTGTTCGACTTTTTTGAAGAGAAAATTACATTGGATTTTGCAATAGAAGAAATCAAAAAGAATACAAGACGTTTTGCAAAACGTCAAATGACATGGTTCAAAAAAGATGAAACTGTCAATTGGTTTTCTCCTTTCGAACAAGAAAATATCATTAATTTTATATCGAACAAAATATAA
- a CDS encoding 3'-5' exonuclease, protein MENFVAIDFETANNYRNSACAVGIVTVTDNVITDEYYTLIQPPQNQYNYHNILVHGIRPEDTIDAPSFEDVYFEIKHRLQNQLVVAHNESFDRSVLKNTMEFYSLNYSQLNLAEKWECTYRIFKQKGIVPTKLSDCARRFNLQLNHHEALSDAKVCAQLYLLK, encoded by the coding sequence ATGGAAAATTTTGTTGCCATCGATTTCGAAACTGCAAACAATTATCGTAATTCTGCTTGCGCGGTTGGAATTGTAACTGTGACAGATAATGTGATTACAGACGAGTATTACACGTTAATTCAACCACCACAAAATCAATATAATTATCATAATATTTTGGTTCATGGAATTCGTCCCGAAGACACAATTGATGCACCAAGTTTTGAAGACGTCTATTTTGAAATCAAACATCGTTTACAAAATCAGCTTGTTGTTGCACATAACGAATCGTTTGATCGTTCTGTTTTGAAGAATACAATGGAGTTTTATAGCCTCAATTACTCTCAACTTAACCTTGCCGAAAAGTGGGAATGTACATACAGAATTTTCAAACAGAAAGGAATTGTTCCTACAAAATTATCCGATTGTGCTCGCCGATTTAATCTTCAACTCAACCATCATGAAGCTTTATCTGATGCAAAAGTTTGTGCTCAATTATACTTATTAAAATAG
- a CDS encoding DUF493 family protein gives MDTNRDYTFEEIPDSSHNEQDFYAKFKERLDDVQKFPTDYLFKFIYPSSEETMKKIKDIFAGTNAEFDYKASKNRKYTSISIKLYVIDADTVINYYKEVSKIEGVIML, from the coding sequence ATGGACACAAATAGAGATTATACATTCGAAGAAATACCAGATAGCTCTCACAATGAGCAAGATTTTTATGCAAAATTCAAAGAAAGATTAGATGATGTACAAAAATTTCCAACAGATTATTTGTTCAAATTCATTTATCCTTCAAGTGAAGAAACGATGAAAAAAATCAAAGATATTTTTGCAGGAACGAATGCTGAATTTGATTACAAAGCTTCAAAAAATAGAAAATATACATCTATTTCGATTAAACTTTATGTGATTGATGCGGATACAGTAATCAATTATTACAAAGAAGTTTCGAAGATAGAAGGCGTTATTATGTTATAA
- a CDS encoding N-acetyltransferase has product MKKNTLQKEKNISAINFYLKNGFEKFDQHIFRLGDDEQIDYMMRLKL; this is encoded by the coding sequence TTGAAGAAAAACACATTACAGAAGGAAAAGAATATTTCAGCGATTAATTTCTATTTAAAGAATGGTTTCGAAAAATTCGATCAACATATTTTCAGACTTGGTGATGATGAACAAATAGATTATATGATGAGATTGAAATTATAA
- a CDS encoding DMT family transporter: MNWILLILGGLFEIGFTSSLGKAKETTGSEMYMWYGAFAVCLVVSMALLIKATQTLPLGTAYAVWTGIGAVGTVLIGIFVFKEPANFWRIFFIFTLISSIVGLKFVSH, translated from the coding sequence ATGAATTGGATTTTATTGATTTTAGGAGGATTATTCGAGATCGGATTTACATCGTCTTTAGGAAAAGCCAAAGAAACAACAGGCTCAGAAATGTATATGTGGTACGGCGCTTTCGCAGTGTGTTTGGTCGTAAGTATGGCATTGTTAATCAAAGCAACACAAACTTTACCTTTGGGAACTGCTTATGCTGTTTGGACTGGAATTGGTGCTGTTGGAACAGTTTTAATCGGAATTTTTGTATTCAAAGAACCTGCTAATTTTTGGAGAATATTCTTTATTTTTACATTAATTAGTTCAATTGTAGGATTAAAATTTGTTTCGCATTAA
- a CDS encoding Crp/Fnr family transcriptional regulator encodes MEIEQILDQISPLSSQSIQLIADKMQLIQLPKNTTLIDADKVEKKLYFIKKGIVRAYIIDDGKEITFWFGKEGDLILSMRSYVENKISYETIELMEDCELYEIKSSDLQLFYATNLEIANWGRKLAEIELIKTEERFISRQLGTAIDRYKKLLEENPSLINRVQLGYIASYLGISQVTLSRIRAEI; translated from the coding sequence ATGGAAATAGAACAAATCTTAGATCAAATTTCACCACTTTCCTCGCAGTCTATTCAATTGATTGCAGATAAAATGCAACTGATTCAATTACCAAAAAACACCACGCTTATTGATGCCGATAAAGTTGAAAAAAAGCTATATTTCATCAAAAAAGGAATTGTTCGCGCGTATATAATTGATGATGGAAAAGAAATTACGTTTTGGTTTGGGAAAGAAGGCGATTTGATTTTATCGATGCGAAGTTATGTCGAAAATAAAATTAGTTACGAAACAATTGAATTGATGGAAGATTGCGAGTTATATGAAATTAAATCTTCTGATTTACAGTTATTTTATGCAACTAATTTAGAGATTGCAAATTGGGGAAGAAAACTTGCTGAAATTGAATTGATAAAAACTGAAGAGCGTTTTATTTCTAGGCAACTGGGAACGGCGATTGATCGTTATAAAAAATTGTTAGAAGAAAATCCAAGTTTGATTAATCGTGTGCAATTAGGTTATATCGCGTCGTATTTAGGGATTTCCCAAGTGACATTAAGTAGAATTCGCGCCGAAATTTAA
- a CDS encoding phosphoadenylyl-sulfate reductase has translation MNQLKEILEEVIAQSSLEEKLLFLNNNVKEKIVFSTSFGFEDQVISHAILSQKLDNIEIFTLDTGRVFQETYNTWNKTELKYQTKIKPFYPPTEELEKFVEENGINPFYDSVDLRKQCCYIRKVIPLNRALKEASVWITGLRAEQSNNRHDMLEIEFDEEKQLFKFNPLIDFTTENCFEYLKENRVPYNPLHDKGFISIGCAPCTRAINEGDDFRAGRWWWEDNSKKECGLHAK, from the coding sequence ATGAATCAACTAAAAGAAATATTAGAGGAAGTAATAGCACAGTCAAGTTTAGAAGAAAAATTATTGTTTTTGAATAATAACGTTAAAGAAAAGATAGTTTTTTCGACAAGTTTTGGTTTCGAAGATCAAGTTATTTCTCATGCTATTTTGAGTCAAAAATTAGATAATATTGAGATATTCACTTTAGATACAGGACGTGTTTTTCAGGAAACGTACAATACGTGGAACAAAACGGAATTGAAATATCAAACCAAGATTAAACCATTTTATCCCCCAACAGAGGAGTTAGAAAAATTTGTTGAAGAAAATGGAATTAATCCTTTTTATGATTCGGTTGATTTGAGAAAACAATGTTGCTATATCAGAAAAGTAATTCCTCTGAATCGTGCATTAAAAGAAGCATCAGTTTGGATTACAGGTTTGCGCGCAGAGCAATCGAATAATCGACATGATATGCTCGAAATAGAGTTTGATGAAGAAAAACAATTATTCAAATTCAATCCATTGATTGATTTTACAACAGAGAATTGTTTTGAGTATTTGAAAGAAAATAGAGTTCCTTATAACCCACTACACGATAAGGGCTTCATAAGTATTGGTTGTGCTCCTTGCACACGTGCTATAAACGAAGGCGATGATTTTCGTGCTGGTAGATGGTGGTGGGAAGATAATAGTAAAAAAGAATGCGGTCTACATGCAAAGTAG
- the ligA gene encoding NAD-dependent DNA ligase LigA — protein MEIQDKILALREELTQHNYNYYVLDNPTISDFEFDLKLKELKRLEDENPIFFDVNSPTQRVGGMVTKNFPTITHEFRMYSLDNSYSVEDLQDWEKRIEKTLGEKVEFVCELKYDGASISILYENGELTQAVTRGDGTQGDEITNNIRTIQSVPLKLKGNYPERFYMRGEITIPLNKFASINEERANNGLELYSNPRNTASGSLKLQDNTEVAKRGLQCFPYYFIGNNLPYSTQWEMLQAADELGFKIPHTSKLCTSLEEVLAFVDHWDIERKNLPYETDGIVIKVNSFSQQDELGYTAKSPRWAMAYKFKAEAAETELLSIDYQVGRTGAITPVANLAPVSLAGTIVKRASVHNEDIIKKLDIRIGDMVYVEKGGEIIPKIVGVNTDVRQPGTEEIEFIKNCPSCGTELIRNEGEAQHYCPNENGCEPQIIGKLEHFVSRKAMDIESIGGETAVLLHKANLLNNIADFYTLQKEDILPLERMAEKSAQNIINSVEKSKEQPFEKVLYAIGIRHVGETVAKKLVKHFQTIDRLMNATMEELVSVTDVGEKIAISIKEYFKEEQHQILIQRLRDYGLNFEIGEEAKPLSDSLEGKTFLFTGTLTKFNRTDAQKMVEDHGGKNISAVSKNLNFLVAGDKAGSKLKKAEEIGTVVVLTEDEFLNMING, from the coding sequence ATGGAAATACAAGACAAAATTTTAGCGCTTCGAGAAGAGCTTACTCAGCATAATTACAATTATTACGTTTTAGATAATCCGACAATTTCTGATTTCGAATTTGATTTGAAACTGAAAGAATTGAAACGATTAGAAGACGAAAATCCTATCTTTTTTGATGTCAATTCCCCTACACAACGCGTTGGTGGAATGGTTACAAAAAATTTCCCGACGATTACACACGAATTTAGAATGTATTCGTTAGACAATTCATATTCAGTTGAAGATTTGCAAGATTGGGAAAAACGAATTGAGAAAACGTTAGGTGAAAAAGTAGAATTTGTTTGTGAATTGAAATATGATGGTGCTTCGATTTCTATTTTGTACGAAAACGGTGAATTGACGCAGGCTGTAACGCGTGGAGATGGAACACAAGGTGATGAAATCACGAATAATATTCGTACGATACAATCTGTTCCATTGAAATTGAAAGGAAATTATCCTGAGCGTTTTTATATGCGTGGCGAAATTACAATTCCGCTCAATAAATTTGCTTCAATTAATGAAGAACGCGCTAATAATGGTTTAGAATTGTATTCAAATCCTCGAAATACCGCTTCTGGATCATTAAAATTACAAGATAATACCGAAGTTGCGAAACGTGGTTTACAATGTTTTCCGTATTATTTTATCGGAAATAATTTGCCTTATTCTACGCAATGGGAAATGCTACAAGCCGCTGATGAATTAGGATTTAAGATTCCGCATACGTCAAAATTATGTACTTCTTTGGAAGAAGTTTTGGCTTTTGTTGATCATTGGGATATCGAACGCAAAAATTTACCTTACGAAACGGACGGAATTGTGATCAAAGTGAATTCTTTTTCGCAACAAGATGAATTAGGTTATACTGCGAAATCTCCACGTTGGGCAATGGCATATAAATTCAAAGCTGAAGCTGCCGAAACCGAATTATTGAGCATCGATTATCAAGTTGGTCGTACTGGAGCGATTACGCCTGTTGCGAATCTTGCGCCTGTTTCTTTGGCTGGAACAATCGTAAAACGTGCTTCTGTCCACAACGAAGATATCATCAAAAAGTTGGATATCCGCATTGGTGATATGGTTTATGTGGAAAAAGGTGGCGAAATTATTCCGAAAATTGTCGGTGTTAATACTGATGTTCGTCAACCTGGAACGGAAGAAATCGAATTCATTAAAAATTGTCCTTCTTGCGGAACAGAATTAATTCGTAACGAAGGCGAAGCGCAACATTATTGTCCAAATGAGAATGGTTGCGAACCGCAAATTATTGGAAAATTAGAACATTTTGTTTCTCGAAAAGCAATGGATATTGAGAGTATTGGTGGCGAAACAGCGGTTTTGTTACACAAAGCAAATTTGTTAAATAACATTGCTGATTTTTATACTTTACAAAAAGAAGATATTTTGCCTTTAGAAAGAATGGCTGAAAAATCTGCTCAAAATATTATTAATTCTGTCGAAAAATCTAAAGAGCAACCTTTCGAAAAGGTATTGTATGCGATTGGAATTCGTCATGTTGGTGAAACGGTTGCAAAAAAATTAGTCAAACATTTTCAAACTATTGATCGTTTGATGAATGCTACAATGGAAGAATTGGTTTCTGTAACGGATGTTGGAGAAAAAATTGCAATTTCGATTAAGGAATATTTTAAAGAAGAACAACATCAGATTTTGATTCAACGTTTACGCGATTATGGATTGAATTTCGAGATTGGCGAAGAAGCAAAACCTTTGTCAGATTCTTTGGAAGGCAAAACGTTTTTGTTTACAGGAACTTTGACTAAATTCAATCGTACTGATGCACAAAAAATGGTGGAAGATCATGGCGGGAAAAATATTTCTGCAGTTTCTAAAAACTTAAATTTCTTGGTTGCTGGCGATAAAGCTGGAAGTAAATTGAAAAAAGCAGAAGAAATTGGAACAGTTGTCGTGTTGACAGAAGACGAATTTTTAAATATGATTAACGGCTAA